Genomic window (Chitinophagaceae bacterium):
AATTCGACGTAGAATACAATAGTATTTTTGAAGAAAACATAACTTCTATTAAAGAAAAAAATATCTGTATTAGAAATGTGAAAAACAAAGAAGTGTATACATTCATCACTCTGCTTCTCAAAAAAGACAATATTTCAGATAGTATATTTACCCTTGAAGTAGATAAAAAAATAAAAATAATCCGCACCATGCAGAAAAAAAAATCATATATAAAAGCAGCGGGAGGAATAGTGCGAAAAAATAATTGTATTTTATGTATATATAGATTGGGAAAATGGGATCTCCCAAAAGGAAAAGTAGAGAAAAAAGAAACTCTCAAAGAAACAGCCATAAGAGAAGTAGAAGAAGAATGCTCTATTAGAGTACAAAACCCTCAAAAACTTTGTACCACCTTTCATATATATACTATACAGCAAAAAATAATTCTCAAAAAAACAAAATGGTATGTTATGGATTTATTAGATGATGCGAATATGAAACCACAAGAATCAGAAAACATAGAATGTATAAGATGGATAGATAATATGAATATAGAAAAAACAATGGATACGTCATATAATTCCATACAATTGGTAATAGAAAAGTATAAGAATTGGAAAAAATAAGAATACTTTTGTATTTATCTTTTATACTGGATTTGTATTTATTTATATCAAATAGAGCATCTAAATAGTTACATTATTATGGAACATTTTGTTTTCGTAAAATAAATATATCAAAAAAATAATAATAAATCATTATTATTTTTTTGATCTTTCTGTTTTTTATATGTCTAAACCGTTGAACATGGGATAATAAATACAATATATTCTTGTTGGCTTTATGAAAATTGTATTCTATAAAATCATCTATGGGAAAATTATTTAATAATTTCCACAAAAGAATATAATGAAAGATATTATGAGAAGAATTATAACGTAATAGGAATGGATATAATTTATCTTT
Coding sequences:
- a CDS encoding NUDIX domain-containing protein, with the protein product MKIFVGSNTINIKKKSQVSKKKQFDVEYNSIFEENITSIKEKNICIRNVKNKEVYTFITLLLKKDNISDSIFTLEVDKKIKIIRTMQKKKSYIKAAGGIVRKNNCILCIYRLGKWDLPKGKVEKKETLKETAIREVEEECSIRVQNPQKLCTTFHIYTIQQKIILKKTKWYVMDLLDDANMKPQESENIECIRWIDNMNIEKTMDTSYNSIQLVIEKYKNWKK